The following is a genomic window from Akkermansiaceae bacterium.
GTGTGTAAGATTTGGGATTTGTTTCCTGAGGTAGAGCCCCATATGCTGTTAGCCTTTGCCGCGGCGGATCAGGCCAGCCGGGGCAGCGAGTGCTCCAGCATGAAAAGCAAGGAGGATGATATGGGAGTGTTTCAAAACGACGAGGCATCCAATAAGCAGAATATGCACAGTAAGATTCGCCAAGCAGGGGCCCCAAATCAAGCCGTAAAAACCGGAACATGGTCAAATTGTCCATATTTGAAACACGGCGATAAAAAACCGAGCTCCGGACTCCAGTCCGGGTCATACCCACCCCATCATATTTGCCCAGCGGGCGGTCTGGCCGCCGGCTCCGGGGCGCCGTCGAGGTCCCCATTTCCCCCATTTTCCTTGACTTGTCACAGTCGCTTCTTGAGGTTCTCCAAGGGCGTATCCATCCAGTGCCAATCCAGGGCCCAGGGCGTTACCAATCCGCTGAGAATGAAAGCATTGTTATCCCACATGCAGGCAAGCGAGCTTCCGCTGACGGAAAGGGACGACCATGCCTGCGAGCTGCGTGCGAGGAGTTACTCAAGTTCGATCCATCTGGTCCAGCCCTCGCTGCTGGCGTATCTGGTGAGTCGGGCCGGTGGCGATTTCGCGGCGGCGGAGGATTGCCTCCAGGAGGTGGCCGTGGCGGTGTGGAAAAAGTTTGATCCCCAGTGGGATGCCGAGCATTTCCGCAGGTTTGCGTTTCGCTGCGCCGACATCGAGTGCCGCCGACTGCACCGACGCAAGGCGACGGAGGGCAAAAGAACCGTGAGCCTGTCCCCCGATGTCCTGGAGCTTGTGGGCAGGGACATCCGCGACAGCCCTTGTGAGGACTCCGGACTGCAGCGTGCGAGGGTGAAGGCACTGAACCTGTGCCTTGATGCGTTGGACGCCGGACAGCGCGAACTGATCGATGCCCGGTACGCGGACGGGGGCGGGGAGCACCCTGCAAATTCGCTCGCGGACATCGCCTCAAGGAGGGGCGTCAAGATGGATTCTATTTACAAACGCCTTGAGCGCCTGCGTGACGCGCTCGGCAAATGCATCGATAAACGTATGAGCGCCGAATGAAGATGAGTGAAAACCCACCAGCCCTGCCTAACGAGGACAAGGAACTCACCCGACTGGTGGAGTTGTTTCTGGAGCAGCGGCTGGATGAGGCGTCCGCGCGGGACCTTGAGGCCCGCCTGCGCCAGTCGGCGGACGCGCGGGCGTATTATTTGTCGCGCCTACGTCTGCACACCGATCTCCGCCATGCGGTGAACCCGATGAAGATCGAGATCGAGGAGGGCAGGAAAATTGTGATCGAACCCTCGCCGGACGGCCCTCTGGTTTCATC
Proteins encoded in this region:
- a CDS encoding sigma-70 family RNA polymerase sigma factor; the protein is MKALLSHMQASELPLTERDDHACELRARSYSSSIHLVQPSLLAYLVSRAGGDFAAAEDCLQEVAVAVWKKFDPQWDAEHFRRFAFRCADIECRRLHRRKATEGKRTVSLSPDVLELVGRDIRDSPCEDSGLQRARVKALNLCLDALDAGQRELIDARYADGGGEHPANSLADIASRRGVKMDSIYKRLERLRDALGKCIDKRMSAE